In Arachis stenosperma cultivar V10309 chromosome 1, arast.V10309.gnm1.PFL2, whole genome shotgun sequence, one DNA window encodes the following:
- the LOC130984651 gene encoding uncharacterized protein LOC130984651: protein MASEEESFLVLVHCSGKIKRNKKYGVKFIDREPLSVFINSSNTLSDVKNSILQKFGVFGSKWVKKLFYKIPITVVSTGVKYDTFVLGADEDIRVLFHCVRSFPEVRIHELYAKLEVGVDSSGVSAPIHSSTAAGGTSSLMPAAGPSVLRLASPSFAADLDRTEAVGSVPLENPGVWQQAFEADTGGGIIHEEQGFGEPDRVENAMRDDDSDQEPVDIIGDSDDDTGPNSHAHHGPLSSGTQQYPSHFSTLNLEVLGQQADGDEVVLSVKDYSIRRGFEYRVLESDHLKYHGKCKEFDKDCSWLIRISLRAQKGTWEVRRYNGPHTCLATSISSDHCQLDYHVICAKIFSLVRADAAVTIKVLQQATEADYGFMPSYRKVWMAKQKAVAQIYGDWEEFQQVRWQFQPLFNKFDGSFSLS, encoded by the exons ATGGCAAGTGAGGAAGAGAGTTTTCTTGTGTTAGTGCATTGCTCTgggaaaattaaaagaaacaaaaaatatggTGTCAAGTTCATCGACAGAGAACCGTTGAGTGTATTCATCAATTCATCAAACACTTTGTCCGATGTAAAGAACAGCATCTTGCAGAAGTTTGGGGTATTTGGGAGCAAGTGGGTGAAAAAGctattctacaagattccaaTCACAGTTGTGTCGACCGGTGTTAAGTATGATACGTTTGTGCTAGGGGCTGATGAAGATATTAGGGTTCTGTTTCATTGTGTTAGGAGTTTTCCGGAGGTCAGAATACACGAGCTATATGCGAAGTTGGAGGTTGGTGTCGATAGTTCTGGGGTATCAGCTCCAATTCATAGCTCGACTGCCGCCGGCGGTACGTCTAGTTTGATGCCTGCGGCCGGGCCATCTGTTCTGCGGCTTGCATCCCCTTCCTTTGCGGCTGATTTAGATCGAACGGAGGCAGTTGGTTCTGTACCGTTGGAGAATCCTGGGGTCTGGCAACAGGCATTTGAGGCGGATACCGGTGGTGGCataattcatgaagaacaaGGCTTCGGGGAACCTGATCGAGTAGAGAATGCAATGCGGGACGATGACTCTGACCAGGAGCCTGTAGATATCATTGGGGACAGTGATGATGACACAGGTCCCAATTCACATGCACATCATGGGCCTTTAAGTTCTGGCACACAGCAGTACCCTTCACACTTCTCTACTCTAAACTTGGAGGTTCTGGGTCAACAGGCGGACGGAG ATGAAGTTGTTCTGAGTGTGAAGGACTATAGCATCCGTCGAGGTTTTGAGTACCGAGTCTTGGAATCGGATCATCTGAAGTATCATGGAAAATGCAAGGAGTTTGACAAGGATTGTAGTTGGTTGATTCGGATATCGCTTCGTGCACAAAAGGGCACTTGGGAGGTTAGGAGGTACAACGGTCCGCACACTTGCTTGGCCACCTCCATTTCCAGTGATCACTGTCAGCTTGATTACCACGTTATCTGTGCGAAGATTTTTTCGTTGGTTAGGGCGGATGCTGCGGTAACGATAAAGGTCTTGCAACAAGCAACAGAAGCTGATTATGGGTTCATGCCTAGTTACAGAAAGGTTTGGATGGCAAAACAGAAAGCAGTAGCACAAATATATGGAGATTGGGAAGAGTTTCAACAAGTTCGATGGCAGTTTCAGCCTCTCTTCAACAAGTTCGACGGCAGTTTCAGCCTCTCTTAA